The Panicum virgatum strain AP13 chromosome 5K, P.virgatum_v5, whole genome shotgun sequence genome has a window encoding:
- the LOC120707012 gene encoding phenylacetaldehyde reductase-like has translation MSSAAAAMTGAGKVVCVTGASGYIASWIVKLLLARGYTVRATVRDTADPKKTLHLSALDGAKDRLHFFKASLLEEGSFDAAVDGCETVFHTASPFYHNVKDPKAELLDPAVKGTLNVLGSCTKASIKKVVVTSSVAAVAYNGKPRTPEVIVDETWFSDPQICEKNQQWYVLSKTLAEEAAWKFSRDNGLEIVTINPAMVIGPLLQPTLNTSAEAILKLINGSSSTYPNFSFGWVNVKDVALAHILAYEVPSAHGRYCMVERVAHYSEVVNIIRKMYPTIPLADKCADDKPFVPTYQVSKEKIRSLGIELIPLEMCIRETIESLKEKGFVSFDYSNL, from the exons atgagctccgcggcggcggcgatgacggGGGCGGGGAAGGTGGTGTGCGTGACCGGCGCGTCGGGGTACATCGCGTCCTGGATCGTCAAGCTGCTTCTCGCCCGCGGATACACCGTCCGTGCCACCGTGCGGGACACCG CTGACCCAAAGAAAACATTGCACCTGAGTGCGTTGGATGGAGCTAAGGATAGGCTGCACTTCTTTAAAGCAAGTCTGCTAGAAGAGGGATCTTTTGATGCTGCAGTTGATGGCTGTGAAACTGTGTTCCATACTGCTTCTCCCTTTTATCACAATGTCAAGGATCCTAAG GCTGAGTTACTTGACCCAGCAGTGAAGGGAACACTCAATGTTCTTGGTTCATGCACGAAAGCTTCTATTAAAAAGGTGGTTGTAACATCATCCGTTGCTGCTGTTGCCTACAATGGAAAGCCAAGAACTCCTGAAGTTATAGTTGATGAGACATGGTTTTCTGATCCACAAATTTGTGAAAAGAATCAA CAATGGTATGTTCTGTCCAAGACGCTTGCAGAGGAGGCTGCTTGGAAGTTCTCTAGGGATAACGGATTGGAAATTGTTACGATAAACCCAGCAATGGTTATTGGACCCCTGTTGCAGCCTACACTAAATACTAGTGCTGAAGCAATCCTAAAGCTAATCAATG GGTCATCGTCTACATATCCCAATTTCAGCTTTGGATGGGTGAATGTTAAAGATGTTGCACTGGCACATATCCTTGCATATGAAGTTCCCTCAGCACATGGAAGATATTGCATGGTGGAAAGAGTTGCTCACTACTCAGAAGTTGTCAACATCATACGCAAGATGTATCCTACAATTCCTCTTGCAGACAA GTGTGCAGATGACAAACCATTTGTCCCAACATACCAGGTATCAAAGGAGAAAATAAGAAGCTTAGGCATCGAGTTGATTCCACTGGAGATGTGCATCAGGGAGACCATCGAGAGCTTAAAAGAGAAGGGATTTGTTAGTTTTGACTATAGCAATCTGTGA